In a genomic window of Spirosoma agri:
- a CDS encoding SusC/RagA family TonB-linked outer membrane protein, with protein sequence MQNRQFYLRFRTSILCLLLLQLTFGFTAFTRAADIPVSGKITDEKGESLPGVSIVLKGTTRGTTTDGNGQYKLSVPSEKSVLIISFVGYLRQEVTVNNRSVIDIQLQNDDKSLEEVVVVGYGTQKKVNLTGAVSTVEAKAIENRPVSNLANALQGVTPGLNITRASGQPGRESMAIQIRGVTSANGNVNPLVILDGVSAPITTLQTLNPNDVESISVLKDAAAAAIYGAQAAGGVILVTTKKGKAGKVVFDYLAQYGTDWSINTPGRMSLLDEANFSNLARKNSGSSAEYTDEDLQRIRDGVPYVVNPADTGSYLYYNQQSLSDQILKKNTLMKTHNLTVRGGTEKLNFLLSGGYYDKQGLFKVGPDNYKRYNLRVNLGAQLTKHLSLDARLSYTLDKTRSSSANASGDGLIYQINRLRTRTPFFTPEGRYNGAGSAATAYAALEAGGYNNYDRNFFDNVFTLQAANLVKGLTLRAVAGVQYRLGNRAIFNRTVPLWGKSRVLSYLNQPNSYQLTNETTKNTNLQFLANYDIKVGDKHNFGFFAGYQWEDFRFQADSSRALSLVSNDLPTLNLGDDKTKVNGEVIQTYAYQSVFGRFNYNYADKYLFEATVRQDESSKLAPGLRTKVFPSASAGWNMHRESWFSQALPFFSEFKLRGSWGRLGGALGTNLGYYDYLSQLTKAATLVLGDSRASYIYQGSIPSGSLSWETIETTDGGIDMAFFQNRLQFNGDYYVKFNRNMLTPQQLPATIGVGTPRKNSGELKSWGWEAELRYRDRIGKDFTYSIAANISDNQNKLINYSGRNVVAAGTNNLIEGFPINTIWGYQSSGYFQNADEVKNWAFQDSRTGAGDLKFNDLDGDKRLSVGQGTVANHGDLVLLGTTQPRYLFGFTFGAQWKNFDMTIFLQGVGKRNYRPNTESIAPLLVTWKQALAIHGDYWTPENQNALYPRPYVGATHNYVASDKWVLNASYMRLKNIQFGYTLPSTITQKINVSRARFFFSGQDLFTISGLGKFQGYFDPESRDGVDNDYPFFATASVGLNISF encoded by the coding sequence ATGCAAAATCGACAATTCTACTTGAGATTCAGGACGAGTATACTTTGTCTGCTCCTTTTACAGCTGACCTTTGGGTTTACCGCCTTCACCCGGGCTGCCGACATACCGGTTTCGGGTAAAATCACGGATGAGAAAGGCGAATCCTTACCCGGTGTCAGTATTGTGTTGAAAGGGACAACACGCGGTACGACGACTGACGGCAACGGTCAGTACAAACTGTCGGTGCCGAGCGAAAAGTCAGTACTGATCATCAGTTTCGTTGGTTACCTACGGCAGGAAGTTACCGTTAATAACCGGTCGGTGATTGACATACAGCTACAGAACGACGACAAATCGCTGGAGGAAGTCGTGGTAGTGGGGTATGGGACGCAGAAAAAGGTCAACCTGACCGGAGCCGTATCAACCGTTGAAGCTAAGGCCATTGAAAACCGGCCCGTCAGCAATCTGGCCAACGCCCTACAGGGGGTTACGCCTGGTTTGAACATCACCCGCGCGAGCGGACAGCCCGGTCGTGAGAGTATGGCCATCCAGATTCGGGGGGTTACATCGGCGAATGGCAACGTGAATCCGCTTGTGATTCTTGATGGCGTGAGTGCGCCGATCACAACGCTGCAAACCCTGAACCCGAACGACGTTGAGAGTATCAGCGTCCTGAAAGATGCGGCTGCTGCGGCTATTTATGGGGCTCAGGCGGCTGGTGGAGTTATTTTGGTGACGACCAAAAAGGGGAAAGCGGGTAAAGTGGTGTTCGATTACCTGGCGCAGTACGGCACCGATTGGTCGATCAATACGCCTGGTCGCATGAGTCTGCTGGATGAAGCGAACTTCTCGAACCTAGCCCGGAAAAACTCGGGGAGTAGTGCGGAATACACCGACGAAGACCTGCAACGCATCCGTGATGGTGTGCCGTACGTGGTCAATCCGGCTGATACGGGCTCGTACCTATATTATAATCAGCAGTCGCTTTCTGACCAGATTTTGAAGAAAAATACCCTGATGAAAACCCATAACCTGACGGTTCGGGGTGGTACGGAGAAGCTCAATTTCCTACTCTCAGGTGGGTACTATGACAAGCAGGGGCTGTTCAAAGTTGGTCCCGATAACTACAAGCGGTATAACCTCCGGGTCAATCTGGGGGCGCAGTTGACGAAGCACCTCTCGCTCGATGCCCGGCTTTCCTACACACTCGACAAAACCCGAAGTTCGTCGGCCAATGCGAGTGGTGACGGATTGATTTATCAGATCAATCGATTGCGCACGCGGACGCCATTCTTCACACCCGAAGGTCGCTACAACGGGGCCGGTTCTGCCGCTACCGCTTATGCAGCACTCGAAGCGGGTGGCTATAACAACTACGACCGCAATTTCTTCGATAACGTGTTTACGCTTCAGGCGGCCAATCTGGTGAAAGGGCTGACCCTGCGGGCCGTGGCCGGTGTTCAGTATCGGTTGGGAAATCGGGCCATTTTCAACCGGACGGTGCCACTTTGGGGTAAGTCACGGGTGCTTAGCTACCTGAACCAGCCGAATTCGTACCAGCTGACCAACGAAACGACCAAAAATACGAACCTGCAATTCCTGGCCAACTACGACATCAAGGTAGGGGATAAGCACAATTTTGGTTTCTTTGCCGGGTATCAGTGGGAAGATTTTCGCTTCCAGGCCGACTCCTCACGAGCGCTTAGTCTGGTGAGTAACGACCTGCCAACGCTGAACCTGGGCGACGATAAAACGAAGGTGAACGGCGAAGTGATCCAGACCTACGCGTATCAATCGGTTTTCGGGCGTTTCAACTACAACTACGCCGACAAGTACCTGTTCGAAGCTACCGTTCGGCAGGATGAAAGCTCCAAACTGGCGCCGGGTCTGCGGACGAAAGTATTCCCCTCGGCATCGGCAGGTTGGAATATGCACCGGGAGTCCTGGTTTTCGCAGGCGCTGCCCTTCTTCTCGGAGTTCAAGCTACGGGGGTCCTGGGGCCGGTTGGGTGGTGCGCTCGGGACAAATTTGGGCTACTACGATTACCTGAGCCAGTTGACGAAAGCCGCTACGCTGGTGTTGGGCGATTCGCGCGCGTCCTACATCTACCAGGGGTCCATTCCATCGGGAAGCCTTTCGTGGGAAACCATCGAAACGACCGACGGGGGGATCGACATGGCGTTCTTCCAGAATCGGCTGCAATTCAACGGTGACTACTACGTGAAGTTCAACCGGAACATGCTAACACCGCAGCAGCTACCCGCTACAATCGGTGTGGGAACGCCCCGGAAAAACAGTGGTGAACTGAAGTCATGGGGTTGGGAAGCGGAACTGCGCTACCGGGACCGGATCGGTAAGGACTTTACCTACTCGATTGCGGCCAACATCTCCGACAACCAGAACAAGCTGATCAACTATTCGGGTCGGAACGTTGTCGCGGCTGGTACGAATAACCTGATTGAAGGATTCCCGATCAATACCATTTGGGGGTATCAGTCGTCGGGGTATTTCCAGAACGCTGACGAGGTGAAAAACTGGGCCTTTCAGGATAGCCGCACGGGTGCTGGCGATCTGAAGTTTAACGATCTGGACGGGGATAAACGCTTATCGGTTGGTCAGGGAACGGTGGCTAATCACGGTGATCTGGTGCTGTTGGGAACCACGCAGCCTCGTTATCTTTTCGGCTTTACGTTTGGTGCGCAGTGGAAAAACTTCGATATGACGATCTTCCTGCAAGGCGTGGGCAAACGCAATTACCGCCCCAATACCGAATCGATCGCGCCATTGCTGGTGACGTGGAAACAGGCCCTGGCGATCCACGGCGACTACTGGACGCCCGAAAACCAGAACGCCCTGTACCCAAGGCCGTACGTTGGAGCCACGCATAACTACGTAGCGTCGGACAAATGGGTATTGAACGCCAGCTACATGCGTCTGAAAAATATTCAGTTCGGGTATACGTTGCCATCGACCATAACGCAGAAAATCAACGTCTCGCGGGCGCGCTTCTTCTTCTCCGGGCAGGATCTGTTCACCATTTCGGGGCTGGGTAAATTCCAGGGCTATTTCGATCCGGAGTCGCGCGATGGCGTTGACAACGACTATCCGTTTTTTGCCACAGCCTCCGTCGGTCTAAATATCTCATTCTAA
- a CDS encoding PPK2 family polyphosphate kinase, translated as MNKLTISHFRYEGKPKFSIAKSSTQLEPFYSDEADHSRQLDVLADRMDQAQNKMHADGHYGLLVVFQAMDAAGKDSSIRRIFKGVNPSRFLIAPFKKPDKEDLNHDFLWRFWQALPERGIIGVFNRSYYEEVLAMRVHPERLEQQLIPPSLLPKDNKTLWKERFGDIVHFEDYLFRNGFPILKFYLNVDKEEQGKRLIARLEDTEKQWKLSDDDLVEREFWPDYLQAYEDTINATATLQNPWYIIPSDDRRNQQLIIATIIAEVLESLPVSFPTTDPKEAQRLIKQVKKQDSHSS; from the coding sequence ATGAACAAATTGACTATCAGCCATTTCCGCTACGAGGGAAAACCGAAATTTTCCATCGCTAAAAGTTCCACGCAACTTGAGCCCTTCTACTCGGACGAAGCTGATCATTCCCGCCAGTTAGATGTGCTGGCTGACCGCATGGATCAGGCACAGAATAAGATGCACGCCGACGGGCATTATGGCCTGCTGGTCGTCTTCCAGGCTATGGATGCCGCCGGTAAGGACAGTAGCATCCGACGGATTTTCAAAGGTGTCAATCCATCCCGATTTCTGATTGCTCCATTTAAGAAACCCGATAAAGAAGACCTGAACCACGATTTCCTGTGGCGCTTTTGGCAAGCGCTCCCTGAACGAGGCATTATTGGTGTTTTTAATCGGTCCTATTATGAGGAAGTGCTTGCCATGCGGGTTCACCCGGAACGGTTAGAGCAGCAGTTAATTCCGCCATCCTTACTTCCTAAAGATAATAAAACGCTCTGGAAAGAACGATTCGGCGACATTGTCCATTTTGAAGACTACCTATTCAGGAATGGTTTTCCAATTCTTAAGTTTTACCTCAATGTGGACAAAGAGGAACAGGGAAAACGGCTCATCGCCCGACTGGAGGACACCGAGAAACAGTGGAAACTAAGTGACGATGATCTGGTCGAACGGGAGTTCTGGCCGGACTATCTACAGGCTTACGAGGATACGATTAATGCAACGGCAACACTGCAAAACCCGTGGTATATCATTCCCAGCGATGACCGGCGTAATCAGCAGCTTATCATCGCCACCATCATTGCGGAAGTTCTTGAATCATTACCTGTCTCTTTCCCCACAACTGACCCTAAAGAAGCGCAACGCCTGATCAAGCAGGTAAAAAAACAGGATAGCCACTCCTCGTAA
- a CDS encoding PE-PGRS family protein, whose amino-acid sequence MRILIVLCLVLAVFSCKLEIPETDLTQFSPTPTTASVSAGRIDNVSGMADSRSQPDNIWIVQGSGSPAALTLLGHDGTIKGTLDVPRFSNRDWADLAIGPGPNQGTNYLYIADIGDRNLQSSIYQIYRLPEPSTLQTAITQIERINFRYPDGPQDARAMFVDALSGDIFIVTNRVPNARLYRIAYPQNIDEIAIAEAFGEIPVETLVTGAAASSDGREVVLRTYSQGVYWKRAVGQTFDDAMQKSNSRPAPLVAEPRGEAICFDKDGSGYFTISQKTTTDAVNLYYFGKQ is encoded by the coding sequence ATGCGTATTCTCATTGTCCTGTGCCTTGTCCTGGCCGTTTTTTCCTGTAAACTCGAAATTCCTGAAACGGATCTGACTCAGTTTTCACCAACGCCGACTACGGCATCCGTGTCAGCCGGAAGAATCGATAATGTATCAGGAATGGCAGATAGTCGCAGCCAGCCTGATAATATCTGGATTGTCCAGGGAAGTGGCTCGCCAGCCGCCTTGACGCTGCTTGGTCATGATGGAACGATAAAAGGAACACTCGACGTACCACGATTTTCTAACCGTGACTGGGCGGATCTGGCCATTGGGCCCGGCCCAAATCAGGGGACGAACTATCTCTACATTGCTGATATCGGTGATAGAAACCTGCAAAGTAGCATCTATCAAATTTACCGGTTGCCCGAACCGTCAACACTGCAAACTGCCATCACCCAGATTGAGCGAATCAATTTTCGTTATCCGGATGGTCCCCAGGATGCCAGGGCTATGTTTGTCGATGCGTTGAGCGGGGATATTTTCATCGTTACCAATCGAGTTCCTAATGCTCGATTGTACAGAATCGCCTATCCACAAAACATTGATGAAATTGCGATAGCAGAAGCCTTTGGCGAAATACCGGTTGAAACGCTGGTAACAGGAGCTGCAGCTTCGTCCGATGGTCGAGAGGTTGTCCTGCGAACGTACAGCCAGGGGGTATATTGGAAGCGGGCTGTCGGACAAACCTTTGACGACGCTATGCAAAAAAGTAATAGCCGACCTGCTCCGCTGGTGGCGGAGCCAAGAGGAGAAGCCATTTGTTTTGATAAAGATGGTAGCGGATACTTCACGATTAGTCAGAAGACTACGACAGATGCCGTGAATCTGTACTATTTCGGGAAGCAGTAA
- a CDS encoding RagB/SusD family nutrient uptake outer membrane protein translates to MKSILKPAILALAMLAGLPSCEVERLPETSVSDETYWRTESDLKTAANYLYTFLPGFGTIDGVNNYGNEDVWSDDAVGLATNNISDGSRLAPATANEYNSPYRLIRAANNIVEKAPRASAATAASIIERYTAEARFFRAWGYFSLVQRYGDVPLILKILDDTSTELQAPAAPRAQVIDQIYQDLDFAAQKLPTPTVLGTADYGRISNTAALAFKARVALFEGTRSKYHNYGEPTKHLKLAVDAAKAVMDSKQHDLFTGSYFDLFQMAGEGRQNRENIIVRQYGVSTADRVSTQNFFRGTLENGNMNPTKSLVDSYLMKDGLPITKSPLYTAPTKSTDVFKDRDTRLTDTYFKAGDAWIGTKLVYDVAPLVFNKTGFTFRKYSNLDDWVTSASLIDRVLLRYAEVLLTYAEATYELNGTISDADLDLTVNRLRARGSVAKLSNAFATANGLTVRDEIRRERRVELAEEGFRYWDLIRWKTAEIELPKPVLGNYFFKAEYGTSTAVNLTSDNIILVQAANFRKFDPAKDYLWPLPINEIALNPALKQNPGW, encoded by the coding sequence ATGAAGTCGATACTAAAACCTGCAATTCTGGCCCTGGCAATGCTGGCTGGTTTGCCCTCTTGTGAAGTAGAACGGTTGCCCGAGACGTCCGTAAGCGACGAAACCTACTGGCGGACCGAATCTGATTTGAAAACAGCCGCTAACTACTTATACACATTCTTACCGGGATTCGGAACGATTGATGGCGTCAATAACTACGGCAACGAAGATGTATGGTCAGATGATGCGGTTGGCCTGGCCACGAATAACATTAGTGATGGGTCAAGATTAGCGCCTGCCACAGCGAATGAGTACAACTCACCTTACAGACTTATTCGGGCGGCCAATAATATAGTCGAAAAGGCACCACGAGCATCGGCGGCTACAGCAGCCAGTATTATTGAACGGTACACCGCCGAAGCTCGGTTCTTCAGGGCATGGGGCTATTTTTCGCTGGTGCAGCGATATGGCGATGTGCCGTTGATTCTGAAAATTCTCGACGATACATCGACCGAACTACAGGCTCCGGCAGCTCCACGAGCGCAGGTGATCGATCAGATTTACCAGGATCTGGACTTTGCCGCGCAAAAGTTACCGACGCCAACGGTACTCGGAACCGCCGATTATGGCCGCATCAGCAATACCGCAGCCCTGGCCTTCAAAGCCCGCGTAGCCCTGTTTGAAGGAACCCGCTCGAAATACCACAACTACGGTGAGCCGACCAAGCACCTGAAGCTGGCTGTCGATGCGGCCAAAGCTGTTATGGATAGCAAACAGCACGACCTGTTCACAGGTAGCTACTTCGACCTGTTTCAGATGGCGGGTGAGGGACGGCAAAACCGGGAGAACATCATCGTGCGGCAGTACGGCGTGTCGACCGCTGATCGGGTATCGACGCAGAACTTCTTTAGAGGTACGCTGGAAAACGGCAATATGAATCCGACCAAGAGCCTGGTCGATTCCTACCTGATGAAAGATGGTCTGCCGATTACGAAGTCACCCCTGTATACGGCACCAACGAAATCGACGGACGTGTTCAAGGACCGCGATACCCGCCTGACCGATACGTATTTCAAAGCGGGCGACGCGTGGATCGGGACAAAGCTCGTCTATGACGTAGCACCACTGGTGTTTAACAAGACGGGCTTTACATTCCGGAAATATTCGAACCTGGACGACTGGGTTACGTCGGCCTCGCTGATTGACCGCGTGCTGCTCCGATACGCCGAAGTGCTGCTTACCTACGCCGAGGCCACCTATGAACTGAACGGGACGATCAGCGATGCCGACCTGGACCTGACAGTCAACCGCCTTCGGGCACGGGGGAGCGTCGCTAAACTGTCGAACGCGTTTGCTACGGCCAATGGCCTGACGGTACGTGACGAAATTCGTCGGGAACGCCGGGTTGAGCTGGCCGAGGAAGGGTTCCGGTACTGGGATCTAATTCGCTGGAAAACCGCCGAAATTGAACTGCCGAAGCCAGTATTGGGTAACTATTTCTTCAAGGCTGAATACGGAACCTCTACGGCGGTAAATCTTACATCGGATAACATTATCCTCGTTCAGGCCGCTAACTTCCGCAAATTCGATCCAGCCAAAGATTACTTGTGGCCGTTGCCGATCAACGAAATTGCCCTGAATCCAGCGTTAAAACAGAATCCGGGCTGGTAA
- a CDS encoding hybrid sensor histidine kinase/response regulator transcription factor: MVRPSLLLFLLIPLCEGLAQPFRSDRLPVAKSHDQPIDNRFDHLSVKDGLSNNSVNCILQDREGFIWFGTNDGLNKYDGYTFTVLQPDLNNPARSFQNNQISGLCEDHENRLWAVTEGGGLHEVNKHTGRVTPHPIQATDAGRWNYQHSIYEDSQHALWLSTLGGLARYEPNRHLYTLFPLPQPAATIKTVFEDPQHRLWVGTLRGLYLLDQSTGRFTLVPVAGVDDQKQPTIISFYLDAGQILWLGTATAGFSLLKLDLTKQPRQLMPYNPDGQLNPFVYLNSIHRDKRGFIWIGTTNGLQCVDPVSNRVFTYHPDPNTPKGISSNNAQTVYHDRAGTVWIGTDNGIDRQAATVKPFVTYQVRPNMGTVNLPENKVTALLMDASNQLWLSNGYTVYRQEAGSTKPIVIPPETLGATGQHKNATHTFLSNGAAGIWLGTIKGIYYFDLASKQYTAYPSKIPAQFLSWSPTGDLWLGGDGGIGSFSPQTHRYVYYHYKPGDTASLPDQYVHGLMVSRTGDVWVLLRRQGLCRLNPRTGIFTRYKAGPKGQLNSNDVQTIYEDRNGIIWIGTHQGGLNRFDYRTGLFSSITTLDGLPSNSIVGIAGDRHGHLWLSTNKGLCRFDPEKNSIRSYELTNGLPSNDFLQNAITWHKNRLYFGSLNGVVHFNPDSIRDDTRPFPVYITTLTVMDQPQPIADPVITLRHDENFLSFGFAALTYAQPDRNQYSYQLVGVDKNWVPNGNHHFAKYTNLSPGDYTFRVKAANSDGIWNEKGASIHLIIQPPWWATWWAYAFYTLLAGYAIWRYIRFYTDRIRQQQAMELNRREAEQLKMVDELKTRFFSNITHEFRTPLSLIISPVEKLLLDSRFDTPTRQTLSLVQRNADQLLRLINQLLDLSKLEANHMTISPMRGDVVAYVSHLVDSFRHTADQKGVTLTYTADRLEHEYLFDADKWAKILTNLLSNALKFTGESGSVQLVLAADSAYPTGELSAINIRITDSGIGISADNLPHIFDRFYQVDNSHTRAYEGTGIGLALVKELVDLVGGTITVDSQSGVGTTFRLKLPVQSVSVNVSAPSLILPNKAMVPTDPFIPSQPESSDSELTAEQQAPLILIVEDNAELRGFLAGELAATYRVLCAVDGEEGWKVAQHELPDIVISDVMMPRMDGYELTHRIKNHTGTDHIAVVILTAKAAHSSRIEGLTEGADDYLAKPFHLNELHLRVRNLIARQQRLRDQYRQPFSLPDTPSPITTVDDAFLHRVYELLENHLSDPLLTIDWLADQVAMSRKTFYRKIHGLLHLSPHELIRQYRLRKAADLLRAGYSASQTAYLTGFKTPSYFTMVFKEFYQKTPTEFVATGLSEA, from the coding sequence ATGGTACGCCCCTCTTTACTCCTATTCCTGCTTATCCCCCTGTGTGAGGGACTCGCTCAGCCATTCCGTTCTGACAGGCTTCCGGTAGCGAAATCCCACGACCAGCCCATCGATAATCGCTTTGACCATCTGTCCGTTAAAGACGGGCTCTCCAATAATTCGGTCAACTGTATACTCCAGGATCGGGAGGGCTTTATCTGGTTTGGGACCAACGATGGGCTGAATAAATACGACGGTTACACCTTTACCGTCCTACAGCCAGACCTGAACAATCCAGCCCGTAGCTTTCAGAACAATCAAATATCCGGACTGTGTGAAGATCACGAAAACCGGCTGTGGGCCGTAACGGAAGGTGGTGGACTGCACGAAGTCAATAAACATACGGGTCGCGTTACACCCCACCCGATTCAGGCTACTGATGCCGGACGGTGGAATTACCAGCATTCTATTTACGAAGACAGCCAGCACGCATTATGGCTAAGTACGCTGGGTGGGCTGGCGCGGTACGAACCCAACCGTCACCTGTATACGCTCTTTCCGCTACCTCAACCCGCAGCAACGATCAAAACGGTCTTCGAAGACCCTCAGCATCGGTTGTGGGTCGGCACCTTGCGCGGCTTGTACCTGCTCGATCAATCGACGGGACGCTTTACACTGGTTCCGGTGGCGGGCGTAGACGATCAGAAGCAGCCTACCATTATTTCGTTTTACCTGGATGCCGGGCAGATACTTTGGCTGGGAACGGCTACCGCTGGCTTCAGTCTGCTCAAACTCGATCTGACGAAACAGCCACGGCAACTAATGCCCTACAATCCGGACGGGCAACTTAATCCGTTCGTGTATCTGAACTCGATTCACCGCGATAAGCGAGGATTTATCTGGATCGGTACAACCAATGGCCTACAATGCGTCGATCCGGTCAGTAATCGGGTTTTCACGTATCATCCCGATCCGAACACGCCCAAAGGCATTAGCAGTAATAATGCTCAAACGGTTTATCATGACCGGGCGGGCACAGTATGGATAGGCACCGACAACGGTATTGATCGCCAGGCTGCTACTGTGAAGCCATTTGTCACGTATCAGGTTCGACCCAATATGGGTACGGTCAATCTGCCCGAAAATAAGGTGACCGCTCTGCTGATGGATGCCAGCAATCAGCTTTGGCTCAGCAATGGCTACACCGTATACCGACAGGAAGCGGGCTCAACCAAGCCAATCGTCATTCCGCCCGAAACCCTTGGCGCGACGGGCCAGCACAAAAACGCTACCCACACGTTTCTTTCAAATGGCGCTGCCGGAATCTGGCTGGGAACAATAAAGGGTATCTACTATTTCGACCTGGCATCGAAGCAGTATACGGCCTACCCTTCCAAAATTCCTGCCCAATTTCTCAGCTGGTCCCCAACGGGTGACCTATGGCTGGGGGGCGATGGGGGTATAGGTTCCTTTTCGCCCCAGACGCATCGGTATGTCTATTACCACTATAAACCAGGTGATACGGCGAGCTTGCCCGATCAGTATGTGCATGGATTGATGGTCAGTCGTACCGGTGATGTCTGGGTGCTCCTCAGGCGGCAGGGACTCTGCCGGTTGAATCCCAGGACGGGGATCTTCACCCGCTATAAGGCCGGGCCAAAAGGACAGCTAAACAGTAATGATGTCCAGACAATTTACGAGGACAGAAACGGAATTATCTGGATTGGCACTCACCAGGGCGGATTAAACCGCTTCGACTACCGGACAGGTTTGTTTTCATCCATCACCACGCTCGATGGGCTGCCCAGTAACAGCATCGTTGGCATCGCGGGCGACAGGCATGGTCACCTTTGGCTTAGTACCAACAAAGGGCTCTGCCGATTCGACCCGGAAAAGAATAGTATCCGCAGTTATGAGCTTACGAACGGATTACCCAGCAATGACTTCCTGCAAAATGCAATCACCTGGCACAAAAACCGGCTTTATTTCGGCAGCCTGAATGGCGTTGTTCATTTTAACCCCGATAGCATCCGCGACGATACCCGGCCCTTTCCGGTCTATATTACAACCCTCACCGTGATGGATCAACCCCAGCCCATCGCAGACCCTGTTATTACGCTCAGGCACGATGAAAACTTTCTCTCGTTCGGCTTTGCGGCCCTGACCTACGCCCAGCCCGACCGGAATCAGTATAGTTACCAGCTTGTTGGCGTTGATAAAAACTGGGTCCCTAACGGTAATCATCATTTTGCGAAGTATACGAACCTGTCGCCGGGTGACTATACCTTCCGGGTCAAAGCTGCCAACAGCGACGGTATCTGGAACGAAAAAGGAGCGTCTATCCACCTGATCATTCAGCCGCCGTGGTGGGCAACCTGGTGGGCCTATGCATTCTATACCTTGCTGGCGGGATATGCCATTTGGCGCTATATCCGCTTTTATACCGATCGAATCCGGCAACAACAGGCGATGGAGCTCAACCGGCGGGAAGCCGAACAGCTAAAAATGGTCGATGAGCTGAAAACGCGTTTTTTTTCCAATATCACCCACGAATTCCGGACGCCATTGTCATTGATCATATCGCCGGTCGAGAAGTTATTGCTGGACAGCCGTTTCGACACGCCAACCCGACAAACGCTGTCCCTGGTACAACGGAACGCCGATCAGCTACTCCGGCTCATCAATCAGCTGCTGGATTTGTCTAAGCTGGAAGCCAACCACATGACAATCTCGCCGATGCGGGGTGATGTTGTCGCTTATGTCAGCCATTTGGTCGACTCGTTCCGGCATACAGCTGACCAGAAAGGCGTAACGCTGACATACACAGCCGACAGATTAGAACACGAGTATCTATTCGACGCCGATAAATGGGCGAAAATACTGACAAATCTCCTGTCCAATGCCCTGAAGTTTACGGGTGAGAGTGGGTCCGTCCAGCTCGTACTCGCGGCTGACTCTGCTTACCCGACGGGTGAACTTTCTGCGATAAACATCCGGATCACGGATTCAGGCATCGGCATTTCGGCCGACAATCTGCCGCATATTTTTGATCGCTTCTATCAGGTGGACAATTCACATACCCGTGCGTATGAGGGAACAGGTATTGGGCTCGCGCTTGTGAAGGAGTTGGTCGATTTAGTTGGCGGTACGATTACCGTCGACAGTCAGTCGGGGGTGGGCACAACATTTCGGTTGAAACTACCTGTTCAGTCCGTATCGGTCAACGTCAGCGCGCCAAGCCTGATCCTGCCGAATAAAGCAATGGTCCCGACCGACCCGTTCATCCCGTCCCAACCTGAATCCTCCGACAGTGAACTGACTGCCGAACAGCAGGCCCCGCTGATTCTTATTGTAGAAGACAATGCCGAACTACGCGGATTTCTGGCTGGTGAATTGGCCGCAACGTATCGGGTGCTATGTGCCGTTGATGGTGAAGAGGGCTGGAAAGTGGCGCAGCATGAGCTACCGGATATTGTCATTTCGGATGTAATGATGCCGCGCATGGATGGTTATGAGCTGACTCACCGCATCAAGAATCATACGGGCACCGACCACATTGCAGTTGTTATACTAACGGCCAAAGCAGCCCACAGCAGCCGCATTGAAGGGTTGACCGAAGGGGCCGACGATTATTTAGCCAAACCTTTCCATTTAAATGAACTGCATCTGCGGGTACGCAATTTGATAGCCCGTCAGCAAAGACTCCGCGACCAGTATCGGCAGCCGTTCTCCCTACCCGACACACCCAGTCCAATCACCACGGTTGACGATGCGTTTCTACACCGAGTCTATGAACTACTGGAAAATCACCTCAGTGATCCGTTGCTCACCATCGACTGGCTGGCCGACCAGGTAGCGATGAGTCGCAAAACATTCTACCGAAAAATTCACGGTTTATTGCATCTGTCTCCCCACGAACTGATTCGGCAGTATCGATTGCGGAAAGCAGCCGATCTGTTACGAGCGGGTTACAGCGCATCCCAGACGGCCTATCTGACAGGTTTCAAAACGCCGTCTTATTTCACGATGGTATTCAAAGAATTTTACCAGAAAACGCCCACTGAATTTGTTGCCACAGGGCTAAGCGAGGCTTAA